Genomic segment of Gloeocapsa sp. PCC 7428:
ACTTTTAATTTATTTCCACTGAGCTTAGGGCATACAACGTCAGGACGCCTACAAGGTGCTCCATAAGGAATGCAAACTACTGGTGCTTTGAAATTTGGTGCTAACTGTAATGTCTGACGAGTAAAACTACTAGCAACTAAGATAACATCTGACATTTGTAATTCTATATCTTTGCGTGCTAATTTATCAGCACTATCAAAGTTAGCTTGTAGAGTAGACGACCACTCTGGATTTAATTCAGCTTCTTCTTGCTGAATGATCTGCCCCATTTTCCAATATCCAATTGGTAGATCGTAAAAACAAGTTAAGCCTAGCTTTTTAGCCACCTCAAAAGTATGAATTGCTGCGTCTTCATAACAGTAAACGCCAGCAATTTGATATTTTCTAGAGTAAGCCGTGAGTTGCTTTGCCAAAACTCTGTCTAAATTACCATAAACTGAGTCAATCGATGCCCATCCTGTTTCATGCTTAATGAGAAACTGCAAACCTATTTTCAGCGATACTAATCGAGCTAATTCCCGAAATGGATGTTGATTAATCTTAAATCTCGGAAGCGGATAAGTGCGTCTAAGAAGTTCTTGCTTAACAGCACTTGGTAGTAATTTAAGATACCAATCTGACTTATGTACTGCTACTGTAGTTTGATACAAAGCTAGCTTTTCTGCTTGTTCTAAAGCGGAAATAGCACCGCGAACATTTGCATTTCCAGTAGGGTGAGATAGCAATAGCATGAAGTTAGTAGTGACCTTAATTTATTTCCTAGAAGAAAGTTCTACAGGTGCAATGTGCTGAGCAAGCTTTTGTGGAACAGACACAAATTCTTGATATCTTTGATTTCTGTACCAAAGTGCATATTCTCCTAAGCCGTCACTTAATTTAATAGTTGGTTTATAATTCATTGCTGTTAATTTAGAAATATCTGCGACCCATCGAGAGGGATCTCCAGGACGAACTTGATTATTAAAATGAATTTTGATTTCCTCAGGAAATGATTTGAACAAATTAAATGTTGCGTCTTTGATAGTAACTTCTGTGCCATTAGCAATATTAATAATTTGAACTTGTCTAGGTTGAGGATTTTGACTAACTAAAATTGCAGCCCTAGCAATATCAAACCCATGAATAAAATCACGAGATTCGTTACCAGTGCCAAACAGAGTAATACTTTGCTGCTCCTGTGGTGCTTGTTCGTAGTACTTAGATAAAATATCCCAAAATAGCTGTTTTCTAAGACCAACTCCGTAAGCTGAGAAGATTCTTAAAATGGAACACGTAATTCCATAAATCGCAGAATAGCTTTGGAGAAGGCTTTCAGCAAGTTGTTTATGAACTCCATACGGTGAAATGGGAGCCGGTGACTCAGTTTCTGAAATTGGCAAAACCTTGGGATTCCCGTAAACTGCTGCACTTGAAAACAAAATAAAATGACACTGCGGCTGATTACGTACAATGTATTCAAGTAGCTTTGCAGTTCCAGGTAGAAGTTTATTAAAGTCTTGAAAAGGTTCTTGAATCGAGTAAGCAACTAAGGCTGAACCTGCTAAATGAAAACATAAAGATAGTTCAACATTATGTAGAAAAGTATTAAAATCAACTTGAGAAGTAGAGCTTTGAATAAAATTAGTCCAAAGTTCAGGGTTTTTCGGTAGTTTGTGGTCTATTCCATATATTTGATAGCCTTCATCAACACAGACTTGAGCTAAATATGTTCCTAAAAAACCTGCTGCACCTGTAATTAAAATTGACTGTTTGTTTTTTGAAAAATTATTCAGTTGCTTCATAAGTTTGATTTATTAGTATTGATAAGTAAAGAATAAATATTGAAGCAAGTCATCTTAGGCAAGAAGAGATTTGTATTTCTCTACATAAAAGGAAATTGGTTTTAGATACGCTTGTAATTCGTGATATGAAGCATTAGCTAATGTCTTGTAATCATCGTCTGACATATTTGCCGCAACTTCCAGGAGGCGTGCAAGTTGTTCAACATTATCAGGTTCACAACTTAAGGAATAGTTTCCTGCGGCTTCTGGTAAACCACCATCGCGAGTGATAATACAAGGAACACCAACGTTTCTTGCTTCAAGCGCTGTTAATCCAAAATCCTCTTTTGTGTGTGGTGGTATGACTATCCAGCGAGAAGAACGAATGACTTCTGCTTTTTTTTCATCATTGACAAATCCTAAAATTTCTATTCCATCAATTTTCTGCTGCTGTATGTACTTTTCTATATCAGCGCGTAGTGGTCCATCACCCATAAGTTTTAAAGACCACTTCCGTCGATCTAGCTTGGCTTGAGCATACGCTTTGACTAATACTTCAATACCTTTGTTTTGAATCCAACGCGCCAGAAAAACAAATCCGTTGCGTTGGTTAATTGCTAACCTCCCTTCAGGAAGCTGAGAAACAGTTGGTACTCTACTACTTTTATGTGACTTTAGATGTGGTTCCCAAGTTTGCCAAACAAAATTAGAGTTATATAACCGTAAATGTGCAAAGTTGGCTACAACTTTCCAAATTGCAGAATAAATTCCCCAACCTCGTTTACACCAGTAGTTATGAATTGTTAGTACTACACGTTTACCTAGAAGTCGTGCTAATAAAACGACATCTGGGGATGTATTCTGTCCGTGTACTATATCCGCCCAAGCTATTTCTTGAATTAAAGTTATACTTCCCTTGTTTACAAAGGAGAAAGGTACTTGGCTTTTTTGGCACATGATTTGCAGATTATCCTGGAGTGCAAATCCTTTAACGCGCTTAAAGCAAAGTCTTACTTCTAAAGCCGGATTTTGAATAAGAGATTGAGCTAGAGTAAGAACAAAAGCTTCCATACCTCCATAAATACCTTGGCATGGACTCACTATCAAAACTTTGATCTTTTTTGGATTCGAGGAATCTACAGTTTCCGCTTGATTTTTATGAAGTAAATGCATCTTTGATTTCTTGGGCAATTACAGACCAATTACAGGTGTTGTTGTACCAAAGCTGTAAGTTACGCGATCGCTCTTTTAAAGCGTTATTTAAAAAATCTGAAGGCTGCTCAAGTTCACTTGGATGTGTTAACCAGCAGAAAGGTTTTTGGCTTTGTTTTGAGGCATAAGGAGAAAGGATATTCAGACCATGTGCAGCATATGCCATAAATGTGCCTGACTTTGTAAAACTCTGCCAGCTTTGAGTAGAAATTCCAAATTCAGCTTGTGATAAAATCGTTGAAATTATTTGGCTAGAAGCAATTCCTATACAACAGTAGCTGTCACGAGGGAGAATTTGTTCTAAGAGTTTTTTTTCTGCTATTTCTAACTCTTCACTATTACCTCCCCCAATTAATAATAGTTTTTTCAAACGTCTAGAATTGTAGAGGCTTTTAATTTCGCTTTGTACTTGCTGTAGAGTGTTAACTCGGTTTCCTTGCATTCCAAATAAGACAAAAATACCGGATTGTCTAGCGCAATGCGATCGCTGCTGGTTAGGTACAACGTTAGACCCAACTGGTAGTAACTTTACTGAAGCTTTGGGTGAAAAACTTTTCAACCATTCTACATAGTCGGAAGTCGTCGTAAAAATATTGTCAGCGATGCTTGCTAAACGCTTGATACTCCAACGATGTAATCCTTCTTGTAGCAGAAAGTGTTTATTCCACCAGGGTGATTTATGCCAAAGTTCATGAAAGACAATGACAAGTTTTCCATCATTATCTTTTCGCCATTGAGTTAATGCTTTTGATAACCATACTGGACATCCTAAAGAATGAAATCCATAACCGCTATATTGAATTAGAAGCTGTTGAGGTGCTAGCTTTTTGAGTTGAGATACAAATAATTCTTTGTTGCATTCAAGCTGATTTACAGCGAGTTGGGGATATTGAGCTTTTGATTCGTCTACGCCTCTAACAACTAAATAATTAAATTCTGAAATATTTGACCAAGCTGTAACAAGATTAAAAGTGTAATCACCTACACCACAAATTGTAGGCGGTAACTGAGGTAATACAATTGTAATTGGCGATGAATGCTGGCTAGAGTTGTGAGAAATAACTGATGTCATTAAATTCACTACGAGTATATAAACATCTTGAAATCAGCTAGCGATCGCTAAAACATTCTCATCATGAAACATTTTTGCTATTTTGTTAGTATTACTTTGCCAATCAGCGTTAACCTTATACCAGTTCCATAAATTCTGTCCCCGCGCTACTAAATTGTTTTCAATATCACTAAATTTGTTTTGTAATAATTCCTGCGGATGAGTTAAATAACAAACTGGTTCTACCGCAGTGGTAGCAGCATAGGGCGATAGAACATTGCACCCATGGCTTGCGAAAGCCATAAAAGTGCTTGATTTTGTTAGATTTTCTGGCGGCTGACCAATAATAGTAAAGCCAACGTGGTGCAGTAGTTGAGAGACTTGTTCAGGAGGAATGACACCGTGAAATTTAACTGCGTGCGCGGGTAGTATTTCTGCTAAAAGCTGTTTTTCTTCTGCGTCCCATCGCGTTTCTAATGGACCAATTAAATGTAACTGCTCAAGTAACCCTCTGCTATGTAACTTTTTTAGCGAATTTGATAACTCCTGTATTGTTAATAGCCGCGTATACTGTAGTCCAAATATTAAAAATTCCTTTGGCGATCGCTGAGTAAAACTAGTATTTACAGCTTGAGTTGGCATAATATTTGTACCAACAGGTATCCAAGAAATTTTGGCGCTAGGAACAAGCGAGCTAAGTCGCTCAGCTTGATGCAGTGTTAGGCAACCAACTGCATCTGCTAAGTTAATTAAATCCTTGGTAATTTTGCCATTTAAAGTTTCAGTTAAAAAATGCTTTTTCCATACAGGTAAAGAAGCCCATAATTCATGAAACATGACTAAAAGAGACTGTGAAGGATACTTCTTGCGCCACTGCTTAAGTGCTAAGGGCAACCAATAAGGACAGCCATATTTGTGATATCCTCTCCCCGCATACTGCAAGAGAATGTTAGCATCAGGAAATCTTTCTAGTAGAGCCGTAAAAGAAGCATAATTGTTTTGAAATTCATAGATATCATCTATACCCAAATGATTTCTTGATTCAACTGCTCCACCAGTAACTAAATGAATAACTTTTGTGCGATCGTCTGGCCAGTGACGATTTATCATCGCTGTATAGTTTCCTTGTCCACATGGATGGGGGGGTAGTGGTGTTGATACTATAAGTAACTTTTGCATAGACTATAATTTAAATATTGTTAAAGCTTGATAACAAACTTGAAATAATAAATAAACTTGGCTTGCGAATTCGGAATTGATGCTCTACGCAAGCCTAAATACATTGTTTCAAATTTATCTGAATGCCTTAAGTTTTACAATAGCTAATATCGTAAGAAAATCAGTTACAAGTTAGCTAATAATCATAAACTCTCAAACGTTTTAGTAACTTAGTTTAGACAAAGCGATCGCATCACTTTGGGTAACTGATACAACTTAGACAAAGACTTACTAGGTTAGTGATGAAGCACTAAATTAGATTGACGTCAACTATCTAAATCTGGCTCAATTCCTAAAGCTCGCAGTTGATTAGCTAATCGTTCTGCTCGCATTTGCTCTTGCTCTAATCGTGATTCTGCTTGCTCAGCACGTTGTTGCGCCTGTTGTGCTTGTTGAGTTGCTTGTTGTGCTTGTTGTTGCGCCTGCTGTGCTTGTTGTTGTATCTGTATAGCTGCTTCTTCAGGAGTTGGTACTATGCTTCCATCCGATGTAAAGTAGCGCAGTTTGCCTTCAGCAATACCTAGATACAAATTTAGCACTTCGCTCCAACGCCATCCTGCATCGTTGGACATGATTTCTTGATAGTGTTGACCACTAAGACGAAAACCTTGGAATTCTAAAGTATCTGGGGAAAACCAAAAGTATTCAGGAGTGCGAAACTGATTTTGGTAAAGCTCTTTTTTGAGCGTGCGATCTACTCCTGCCGTAGAATCAGAAAGTAACTCAATAATTAAGTTAGGGTATTTGCCTTCTTCTTCCCAAACGACCCACGATTTACGCGGACGTTTCTCTGTGGGTTGTACTAGAAAAAAATCTGGTCCTCGAAAATCGCGATTGCGTAGTTGCTGCCTGCTGTAGTAGATTGTCAAGTTAGCGCCGATAAAGTAATCGTTTCGCTCGCGCCACAGCCATTCTAAGCACGTAACCAACAACAATAGTTGCAGATAATGTAGAGAACTTTCCATTTCTGGCTCGTCACTGAGCAGCTGAGTTGCATCGGGTAGCTGTGCTTCTAGTTGTTCGACTGTGAGGAACATAAGACACCAGTAGCAATGGGAGTATTATCTATTGTAGCGATCGCGCCCATTCGCTGGTAGATTTTAAGAATTATCATATTTCAAATATGTAAACTCTACTTTAGTTTTTAAATAATTTGAGCATAGTTTTGCTTGTTAAAAAGCTCCTGGTATTTTCTGCCTACTATCCACAATCTCCACAAATCAAAAATATTAAAGTGATAATCTTTAATTTTTAATGTACTTATTAATCCTATCAAACTAAAATAACTTAAGCACTCTACATACTTAAAAAAGTTAGGCAAATAACAACCATAAGTTAAAAGTGCAGCTAAAAAAGCAGTTTGTTGCTGCATTTTCTGATCGTTGAAGGAACGTTTATCAGGAATGTAGTGATGAATGATGTATGTTTCTGGGCAATAACGAATCCGATATCCCAAGGCTTTCAATCGTGCTCCAAACTCTAAATAAAGATTACCAAATTTAAATAACTCTAAGTAATGGTGAGAAGAGAAAATAGCTCGTGGATAAATCGTCGCTCCATCACTAATAGCACAAGTATCATCAAGATCGCGAGGAAGTTGACTAAATCCTCTAGGTTGAATTTCTCCAGGTAAATGTGCTATTCCTGTTGTAGAATCCATTTGATCGTAATGGTTTTCACCCAGAATCCAAATACTAAGAGGATCTGCTTTAACTACAGCTTCAAGTATTTGAAAATGGTCTTCAGGAAACTCGTGATCGTCATCCATGGTTCGCACGTGAGTCCCTTTACAAGCTTGTGCAGCATGATTGCGATTCGCGTATAGTCCACGTTTAGGACCTTTAATGTATTGGCAGTCCCACTGCTTGGCGATCGCCTCTGTTGCTGTAGCATATTCTAAATCAGAATCGTCTGACACTATAACTTCAAAAGGTTGAACGCTCTGCGATCGCAAACTTTTCAAGCAACGATTGAGCGACTCAGGGCGATTTCGAGTAACCAACGCGACACTTATCTGTATCTCGAACACGTTCATGATCCCTAAGACAATTTATACGATAGTGCTAAATAAACCTTACTATTTTTAGTAAAACTATTCAAAATACAAAGTATACTTAAAAAGCTTTGTAAGAAGCTAAACCTTTGTACATCAATACTATATTCAAAGCAAAAGAAGGGATATTAGAAAGAATTCCAAACATAATTACTCCTTCAATAGTAGATAAATTTAGTAAGAATAGTAAAGCAATCTGAGTAGTAAGTGTACTTGGAATTGAAAACCACGAATAAGAAACCCATGCCTTTGAGCAATTTAAAGACCACATAACTCCCACTACGTGATTAAAAATTGTACTTACTGCAATCAAAAATAACTCATTATGTAAATGCGCGTATTGTTCGCCTAAGAGCCAAAGTATCTGCACAGGGAAAATAGCTATAAATGCTAATATACAGAAACCGAGAAAACAAGAAATGCCTACAATTTGCCAATATTTACGGTGTAACAAAGTTACTGAATGGCAACGAGCAAAACTAGGAGAAATTATACCTGCTATTACTGAATTAATGATAGAAAATATAACAGCCAGTCTACTTAAAGCTCCAACCTCTGCAATATTTTGTGTATTGCCAAAAAAACTAATCAACCAAACTGTAATTTGTCCTTGTATGCAATAAAAGATAGTATTTGGTGATAAAGATTTAATAACTGCTAATATTTCATGGTAGTAGTCTTGATTAGTCTTTGCTTTGCTATCTATATTTTGAGTAACCCATCTAATAAGAACAGAACGTTTGAGCAGCAGTGAGAGTGATGAGATTAAAACAGCTATTAGGGCATTTAAAGATGTAAAATAAGCGCAGAGTAACAGGACAAGTCGAGAAACAGAAGGTACTAATTCTATAGTTTGAATTCGATTGATTTGGGAGTAAAGCCTGGGGACAATTTCTAATACTCCTATTGTTAACTGAGCATTTAACCCTAGAATAATTACGATTACTATTAAAATTGCAGAAAAAATTGATGC
This window contains:
- a CDS encoding glycosyltransferase; translation: MINRHWPDDRTKVIHLVTGGAVESRNHLGIDDIYEFQNNYASFTALLERFPDANILLQYAGRGYHKYGCPYWLPLALKQWRKKYPSQSLLVMFHELWASLPVWKKHFLTETLNGKITKDLINLADAVGCLTLHQAERLSSLVPSAKISWIPVGTNIMPTQAVNTSFTQRSPKEFLIFGLQYTRLLTIQELSNSLKKLHSRGLLEQLHLIGPLETRWDAEEKQLLAEILPAHAVKFHGVIPPEQVSQLLHHVGFTIIGQPPENLTKSSTFMAFASHGCNVLSPYAATTAVEPVCYLTHPQELLQNKFSDIENNLVARGQNLWNWYKVNADWQSNTNKIAKMFHDENVLAIAS
- a CDS encoding Uma2 family endonuclease, coding for MFLTVEQLEAQLPDATQLLSDEPEMESSLHYLQLLLLVTCLEWLWRERNDYFIGANLTIYYSRQQLRNRDFRGPDFFLVQPTEKRPRKSWVVWEEEGKYPNLIIELLSDSTAGVDRTLKKELYQNQFRTPEYFWFSPDTLEFQGFRLSGQHYQEIMSNDAGWRWSEVLNLYLGIAEGKLRYFTSDGSIVPTPEEAAIQIQQQAQQAQQQAQQATQQAQQAQQRAEQAESRLEQEQMRAERLANQLRALGIEPDLDS
- a CDS encoding glycosyltransferase family 4 protein yields the protein MLLLSHPTGNANVRGAISALEQAEKLALYQTTVAVHKSDWYLKLLPSAVKQELLRRTYPLPRFKINQHPFRELARLVSLKIGLQFLIKHETGWASIDSVYGNLDRVLAKQLTAYSRKYQIAGVYCYEDAAIHTFEVAKKLGLTCFYDLPIGYWKMGQIIQQEEAELNPEWSSTLQANFDSADKLARKDIELQMSDVILVASSFTRQTLQLAPNFKAPVVCIPYGAPCRRPDVVCPKLSGNKLKVLFVGSLSQRKGISYLLDAVKQLGDRAELTLIGRFNQLCSPLEQALSTHRWIASLPHQQVLQEMSRHDVLVFPSLFEGFGLVILEAMAQGLPVITTPHTAGPDIITDDEDGFIVPIRSAEAIAQKLNLLASNRKLLLEMSQAAVRKASRYTWDRYGKCLVETIQNYV
- a CDS encoding glycosyltransferase family 4 protein; its protein translation is MHLLHKNQAETVDSSNPKKIKVLIVSPCQGIYGGMEAFVLTLAQSLIQNPALEVRLCFKRVKGFALQDNLQIMCQKSQVPFSFVNKGSITLIQEIAWADIVHGQNTSPDVVLLARLLGKRVVLTIHNYWCKRGWGIYSAIWKVVANFAHLRLYNSNFVWQTWEPHLKSHKSSRVPTVSQLPEGRLAINQRNGFVFLARWIQNKGIEVLVKAYAQAKLDRRKWSLKLMGDGPLRADIEKYIQQQKIDGIEILGFVNDEKKAEVIRSSRWIVIPPHTKEDFGLTALEARNVGVPCIITRDGGLPEAAGNYSLSCEPDNVEQLARLLEVAANMSDDDYKTLANASYHELQAYLKPISFYVEKYKSLLA
- a CDS encoding polysaccharide biosynthesis protein → MLHFSPKAIYWCKTLSKFVSVQLIIQGLGFISGLLIVRTLDKQQYAYFTIANTMQGSMTVLSDSGITAGLSAIGGRVWQNRDQFSQLINTALQLRIYLSIISVVAVTPITLWLLISNGASIFSAILIVIVIILGLNAQLTIGVLEIVPRLYSQINRIQTIELVPSVSRLVLLLCAYFTSLNALIAVLISSLSLLLKRSVLIRWVTQNIDSKAKTNQDYYHEILAVIKSLSPNTIFYCIQGQITVWLISFFGNTQNIAEVGALSRLAVIFSIINSVIAGIISPSFARCHSVTLLHRKYWQIVGISCFLGFCILAFIAIFPVQILWLLGEQYAHLHNELFLIAVSTIFNHVVGVMWSLNCSKAWVSYSWFSIPSTLTTQIALLFLLNLSTIEGVIMFGILSNIPSFALNIVLMYKGLASYKAF
- a CDS encoding NAD(P)-dependent oxidoreductase — encoded protein: MKQLNNFSKNKQSILITGAAGFLGTYLAQVCVDEGYQIYGIDHKLPKNPELWTNFIQSSTSQVDFNTFLHNVELSLCFHLAGSALVAYSIQEPFQDFNKLLPGTAKLLEYIVRNQPQCHFILFSSAAVYGNPKVLPISETESPAPISPYGVHKQLAESLLQSYSAIYGITCSILRIFSAYGVGLRKQLFWDILSKYYEQAPQEQQSITLFGTGNESRDFIHGFDIARAAILVSQNPQPRQVQIINIANGTEVTIKDATFNLFKSFPEEIKIHFNNQVRPGDPSRWVADISKLTAMNYKPTIKLSDGLGEYALWYRNQRYQEFVSVPQKLAQHIAPVELSSRK
- a CDS encoding glycosyltransferase family 2 protein, which translates into the protein MNVFEIQISVALVTRNRPESLNRCLKSLRSQSVQPFEVIVSDDSDLEYATATEAIAKQWDCQYIKGPKRGLYANRNHAAQACKGTHVRTMDDDHEFPEDHFQILEAVVKADPLSIWILGENHYDQMDSTTGIAHLPGEIQPRGFSQLPRDLDDTCAISDGATIYPRAIFSSHHYLELFKFGNLYLEFGARLKALGYRIRYCPETYIIHHYIPDKRSFNDQKMQQQTAFLAALLTYGCYLPNFFKYVECLSYFSLIGLISTLKIKDYHFNIFDLWRLWIVGRKYQELFNKQNYAQII